A stretch of Paenibacillus mucilaginosus 3016 DNA encodes these proteins:
- a CDS encoding cell wall hydrolase yields MLAEAIGEGALGMNMVGTVVANRVEADCDPDFRALREINHAIYQTIPGTGIPHFEPVLNGTLYTQRPREEDLQRARNLLHGYRDPRARMSLWFFNPSPGKRWRAPCSPTMPRSPMTRFVYAHRNHCFYVGVPGYCPEFYR; encoded by the coding sequence ATGTTGGCGGAAGCGATTGGTGAAGGCGCCTTAGGGATGAACATGGTGGGAACCGTTGTGGCCAATCGGGTCGAGGCTGACTGTGATCCAGACTTCAGAGCGCTGCGTGAAATTAACCATGCGATTTATCAAACCATACCTGGAACCGGAATTCCTCACTTTGAGCCAGTCTTAAATGGAACATTGTACACACAACGTCCCAGAGAAGAAGACCTCCAGAGAGCCAGGAATTTGTTGCATGGTTACAGGGATCCGCGAGCCAGGATGAGCTTATGGTTTTTTAACCCGAGCCCGGGAAAGAGATGGAGAGCGCCATGTTCTCCCACGATGCCAAGATCCCCTATGACAAGGTTCGTTTACGCACACAGGAATCATTGTTTCTATGTCGGTGTACCTGGCTATTGTCCAGAGTTTTATAGATAA
- the gerQ gene encoding spore coat protein GerQ — MIKELNFPMACGYYSFYPTNNYSGFYPESIMRNNLTQGFPATMHSGPAYAQPVVPMGTGQQFPTGVVEESFIENIIRFNKGKVATFYFTYQGNDQWNARVYRGRIETAGRDHIIISDPDSLPSSPKGKRHLLLMANLDWIEFDEEVIYPLPEQPKVPLMTSV; from the coding sequence ATGATTAAGGAGCTGAATTTTCCTATGGCTTGTGGATACTACAGTTTTTATCCGACGAATAATTATTCTGGTTTTTATCCAGAATCCATCATGCGGAACAATCTCACTCAAGGCTTCCCCGCGACTATGCATTCTGGACCCGCGTATGCCCAACCCGTGGTCCCGATGGGGACGGGGCAGCAGTTTCCGACGGGTGTAGTGGAAGAATCATTTATCGAAAATATCATTCGCTTCAATAAAGGCAAGGTCGCTACGTTCTACTTCACTTACCAAGGTAACGACCAGTGGAACGCCAGAGTGTACCGCGGTCGCATAGAAACGGCTGGTCGTGACCACATCATCATCAGCGACCCGGACAGCCTGCCATCCAGCCCCAAGGGTAAACGTCACCTGCTGCTGATGGCAAATCTGGACTGGATAGAATTTGATGAAGAAGTGATCTATCCTCTTCCGGAGCAGCCTAAAGTCCCCCTGATGACATCGGTGTGA